A part of Caretta caretta isolate rCarCar2 chromosome 1, rCarCar1.hap1, whole genome shotgun sequence genomic DNA contains:
- the SOX10 gene encoding transcription factor SOX-10 — protein sequence MTDDQDLSEVEMSPVGSEDHHCLSPGPSMASDTTSHLTSSGSGEMGKVKKEQQDSETDDDKFPVCIREAVSQVLSGYDWTLVPMPVRVNGSNKSKPHVKRPMNAFMVWAQAARRKLADQYPHLHNAELSKTLGKLWRLLNESDKRPFIEEAERLRMQHKKDHPDYKYQPRRRKNGKASQGEGEGQAEGEAGGAAAIQAHYKNAHLDHRHPGEGSPMSDGHPEHSSGQSHGPPTPPTTPKTELQAGKADSKREGRSLGEGGKPHIDFGNVDIGEISHEVMSNMETFDVNEFDQYLPPNGHAGHPGHVGGYAAAAAAGYGLGSALAAASGHSAWISKQHGVSLSAGTSSVVDSKAQVKTEGSAPGGHYTDQPSTSQIAYTSLSLPHYGSAFPSISRPQFDYPDHQPSGPYYSHSSQASGLYSAFSYMGPSQRPLYTAISDPAPSVPQSHSPTHWEQPVYTTLSRP from the exons ATGACAGATGACCAAGACCTTTCAGAGGTGGAAATGAGCCCGGTGGGTTCCGAAGACCATCACTGCCTCTCACCAGGACCTTCCATGGCATCAGATACCACCTCTCACCTCACCAGCTCCGGGAGCGGCGAGATGGGGAAGGTCAAGAAGGAACAGCAAGACTCAGAGACAGACGACGATAAGTTCCCCGTGTGCATCCGGGAGGCAGTGAGCCAGGTGCTGAGTGGCTACGATTGGACCCTGGTGCCCATGCCTGTGCGGGTCAATGGGAGCAACAAAAGCAAACCCCATGTCAAGCGGCCCATGAACGCCTTCATGGTGTGGGCACAAGCTGCCCGCAGGAAATTGGCTGACCAGTACCCTCACCTCCACAATGCAGAGCTCAGTAAGACCCTCGGGAAGCTCTGGAG GTTATTGAATGAAAGCGACAAGCGGCCCTTCATCGAAGAGGCAGAGCGACTTAGGATGCAGCACAAGAAGGACCACCCCGATTACAAGTACCAGCCGCGCCGGCGGAAAAATGGCAAGGCCTCCCAGGGCGAGGGTGAGGGCCAAGCCGAGGGAGAAGCTGGCGGGGCTGCAGCTATCCAGGCCCACTATAAGAATGCCCACTTGGATCACAGACATCCTGGGGAAGGATCCCCCATGTCTGACGGGCACCCCGAGCACTCCTCAG GTCAGAGCCATGGaccccccactcctccaacaACTCCAAAGACAGAACTCCAGGCAGGCAAAGCTGACTCCAAGCGGGAAGGGCGCTCTCTTGGGGAAGGAGGAAAGCCTCACATTGACTTTGGCAACGTGGATATAGGGGAGATCAGCCATGAAGTGATGTCCAACATGGAGACCTTCGACGTCAATGAATTCGACCAGTACCTGCCACCCAATGGACACGCTGGCCATCCGGGCCATGTTGGGGGCTATGCGGCAGCAGCGGCCGCTGGCTACGGCCTCGGGAgtgccctggctgcagccagtGGACACTCTGCCTGGATCTCCAAGCAGCATGGAGTCTCCTTGTCTGCTGGCACGTCATCGGTGGTGGACTCCAAGGCACAGGTGAAAACAGAGGGTTCTGCCCCTGGAGGCCATTACACTGACCAGCCCTCCACTTCCCAGATAGCATACACGTCCCTGAGCCTGCCCCACTATGGCTCGGCTTTCCCCTCCATCTCCAGGCCCCAGTTTGACTACCCAGACCACCAGCCCTCGGGACCCTACTATAGCCACTCCAGCCAAGCCTCTGGCCTCTACTCTGCCTTCTCATACATGGGACCCTCGCAACGTCCCCTATACACTGCCATCTCTGACCCTGCACCCTCTGTGCCACAGTCCCACAGCCCCACACATTGGGAACAGCCCGTGTATACAACTCTCTCCAGACCATAG